CTCCGCCTGCCTCCGTCCCGCTCGATCGCCTGCACCGAACAGGTGTAATTGCCGTATGCCAGGGCAACCGAATAATGCTCCGAAGAGGAGAAATACGTCTTCTCATTGACCCGGATCGAATAGCCGTAAACGGAGCCTTCTCCAGTCGCCGGCTCCCAGGAGATCGTCGCCACGCCGTTCCGCACCGAGACCGAAGGCCGGCCGGACATGACCAGCCCGGAACTGCCGGGGTCGTCGGGATCCTCCGGCTCGTTCCCCTTCTCGATGCTCAGCCGGAGCCGCGTGTCATCCTGAATCAGCGTATAAACCGTATTGCCGACGGCATGGGAGGCGCCGACCGAAAGTTCGACTTTGCCGAAGCTGCCGGCAAGCGTGACCGACTCTGCGGCATAAGCCGCCGAATCGACCAGCGTGTAGGAGCCGAAATCCGCGCCGTCTGCGTCAACCGTGATGGTTCCGAGCGTTGAAGAGACCTGCCCCGCTGTGAGGAAAACATGATTGCTCTGCGTATTTCTGAGCGAAATATTCATGCTGACGCTCCGGGCGGAGACCAGATCGCCGTAAACGCTCGCATTGGCAGAGAAGTTCAGACTGCCGGAATCGATGCTGATGCCGCCGAGCACCAGTGCGGTTCCGTCAAAGGCGAGCTGTGCGTCGCCGCCGGCCGAAATCGCGTACCGGTCACGGGTTGCCGCGAGCAGTTCATTCCGGTAGGTTCTGAAATTCCGCAGCTTGGCCGGCAGTTCGTCCGGCCGGTTCCAGGCGCCTGAGAAAAGTGTGCCGGTCACAGTCGCCTGCAAGGAAGTTTCCGCACGGATCGCACAGGAGTCGTCCGAACCGTTGGCGATGACGGTTCCGCCGAAGTTTCCGATGATCTCCCTGCCGGAAACGGCATAGGCATTTCCGCCCACCTCTCCCCCTTCGGACCGGGCGATCACGTTCAGGCTGCCGGTGAACCGGTCGAGCCGCAAAGTGAACTCGGCGTCAATGCCGGAAGCGACGGCGCCGAAATTCACTCCGCTCCCGTCAGCCCGGACCTCCATCTTCGCATCCATGGCGAAAATATCGATCCACGAACCGCGCACCCCCGTGGCGGTCGCGGTTCCGCCGGAAGCGGCATTGTCGCTGCCGCCCGCCGCGCGGACGATCCAGGAGCCGCTCAAAGTGCCGGTGACTGAGACGGATTCCCGCGCGAAAATACCGGTCGCCCCCGCATCGGCGAGTATCTCCCCCGACGCCGCGGAGTTGGCCAAACTCCGGGCAGTGAGGGTGCCGCCGAACTTTCCGCCGATCTGGACGGAGCCGCCGTAAAGCACATAGCTCTGCGCCGAACGCATCGCGGAAAAGACCGTATGATCGCCGTCAACCTCGATCACACCTCCGAAATCCCCGTTGACCTTCAATATGCCGCCGTCGGCCTGAATCCCGTAGTAGGAACGGCCCGCACCCGTGCCGGCACCGACTTTGATGCTGATTCCGGCCGCGCCGGCCGCGCTCTCGGAGAAACGGACGGTCAGGCCGTAACCGGCGATTCCGGCTGCGGAGCCGACGCCGGAAGCACGGCTCGACAGGGAAACCGTTCCGCCCGTGAAAAAAACGGACCCGGAGGCCGGCACAGTCGAATTGACGAAGCTGATCGCCGCATTGCCGGAACTCCCCGTGCCGGAGAGCGAACCGCCCTCAAGCGTAACAGTCAAATTGTCGGCGAGAAGCCGGAGCGCCGCCGGGCCGTCGGCGACGATGCTTCCGGTGGCCCGGACCACCACGTCGCGCTCGCTCTCGACCATCTCGTTGTAGGCTTTGCTGATGACCAGCCTGCCGGCGGCGGAGCCGCCCGGCGTGCCGCCCTCGAGCGTGATGACGGTGATGTCGATCAGCTGCTGCATGCTGCCGCCGTAGTTGTAGATTCCATTCCACGCCATGCGCTGATTGCTGAAGTAGGTGTCGTCGAAAATGATCTCGCGCGTATCCTTGTTGTAGCCGTAGCCGACCATGGAGTGGCTGGTCGTGCCGATCAGCACCGGCCGCCCGGCATCGATCTCGCGCATGTAGTCCTCGAAGGTGAAGCTGCCGCCGCAGCCGTCCACGTAGAAGGTGCCGGTCCGGTCGCCGTCGAGCGAGTAACCGCGGGATTCGACATAGAGGTTGATGCCGTAGACGGAGGAGGTGAAGCGCAGGTCGAGCTCCCGGGTGTAGCCGTCCCCTTTGAAAGTCGCCGTCTCATACCAGGAAAGAATGTCGTTGAGCGTCACATCCAGATAGAAGGTCGAGCCGGTATTGGGATTGCCGCGCCAGTACTGGCCGGTGCCGAGGTAGTCCGCCAGGCAGTTCCAGAGCGAAATATCGACCTGGGAGACCCCGCCGTCCACGCCGCCGCCGACGAAGGTGTAAGGCAGTTCCTGCTCCGGCGTGGTTTCGCGGCCGTCGCGCTCGTAGAAGCGCTCGACATAGTCGCGCGAGGCGACCAGCCGGCCGAGCACAGAATCGAATTCATTCATATTGTAGATATTGCCGTCGCTGCCGCGCGAATGGACGTCGACGTCGCCTTCGACGATGTTCGAATAGTCGGCGTCATCGTATCCGTACAGGTCGTAATAGCCGAGCAGCATGGCCAGCGCGGTCGGAGAACAGCCGTACATGTACTCGACCTCCGGCATGAGGCCGGGCAGCAGCACGTCGCCGGCCGCGGAGCGGGAGACGGAGTCGGCCGCAACGGTGAAAGACGCCTCCGCCCCGGCCGGCGTCAGAACGTCGTAACCGGGCGCGGCCGCAGCGGAAGAAACCACCGGCTCGCCGACCGGAATCAGGTCCGCGCATTTCGCCGAATCGAAGTATTCCATTCGAACCGGCAGCCCCGCCGGCCGTACGCTGGAACGCCGGACATTCCCGTCTCCGGCGGAACCGGGAAAGAAGCCGTCTGCGGCGGAGACATCCGCAGCTAACCGCGCTGAACATGCGGGCGCATCGGGCAGGGAACCGGCCGGCAGTTGCGCCGGACCGGAAGCGGCGGAGCGCGTCGTGAAATTCCGAGAAGCGTTTTCATAACGGGTGACCGAAACGTCACCGGAAAGAAGATCGTCACTCACTGCGAAAGAAAGCCCCTGTCTCTGCATGCCCACACCCCCTGTCCATCCGGCGCAGCCGGATCTTGATTACCGATGCATCCCGCAAACACGTATGGAAGCTTCCGAAAAAGGGCGTTCCTCCGGGAACAGTCCGCACCGTCTGCAATGGGGAACCGCCGGCCCGGCGCATCCCGTCGCATGACTGTCCGAATCGATTCCCATCTCAAAACGGCCTTTTTCCGAAGACACCACTCCCTTGCTATATATTATACGCAAGAAAGCGGAATTTCTTAGCCGAATTGAACTTTTTTCCGCTTTTTTTCGTGTGAATCGTGAAAAAACAGCCCGCTCAGACTGTTTTCACTCCTGCTTCAGCAGTTCGGAAGCGATTCGGAAGATGGTCTCCGGAGCCGCCATCCGGCCGGTGCCGGCCTCGCCGCAGGCCACCCGGCCGTTCTCCGGTCCGGCGAAGTGCACTCCGCGCCCGGCGAGGATTTCGACGTTGCTCCGGCAGGCGGGGTGCGCCCACATCTTCGGATTCATGGCCGGAGCGAGCAGCACCGGCCCGTCGAAGGTGGCGGCAAAGGTGGTCAGCGCATCGTCCGCGATGCCTCCCGCGAATTTCGCCAGGAAGTTCGCCGTGGCGGGAGCCACCGCCAGCAGCGCGGCCTCGTCGGCCAGCGCCACATGTTCGGGGCGCCAGTCGGCCACATCCCAGAGCGAAGTCACCACCGGACGCCGCGAAAGAGTGCGAAAGGTCAGCGGCGTCACGAAGCGCGCCGCATTTTCGGTCATCAGCACCTGAACCTCAAACCCGCTGCGGAAAAACAGGCTGCAGAGCTCCGCCGCCTTGTAGGCGGCGATTCCTCCCGTCACCCCGAGCGCGATCAGTTTCGGATTCATCGGAACAGATCCTCCGGCATTCCGGCCGTGCGCAGCGCAAAGCTCCGGAACAGCCCGGTCATATCGGCAGCCGCCGCATCAAGATCGCCGTTGACGACCAGATAATCGTATTCCTTCCAGAACGAAAGTTCGCGGCGCGCGGTCTCCAGCCGCAGCCTGATCTGCTCCTCGGAGTCGGTCGCCCGGCCGCGCAACCGCTTTTCGAGCGTTTCGACCGAAGGCGGCCCGATAAAGACGAAAACCGTACTCCGTTTCAGCTCCGGGTCGGACTCGGCCGCTTTGCGGATCTGGAGCGCTCCCTGCACGTCGATATCAAGAATCACGGAGCTTCCGCTCCGGACCCGGTCGAGCACCTCCTTCTTCAACGTGCCGTAGCGGTGGGCGAACACATCCGCATATTCGACGAATTCGCCGCGCTCGACCCGTTCGGCGAACTCCTCGGGGCTCAGGAAGTAGTAGTGGACGCCATGCTCCTCTCCGGTCCGGGGGGAACGCGTCGTGCAGGAGATCGAGAACTGCAGCTCCGGCATCTGTTCGCGGACCCGGCCGACCAGCGTGGACTTGCCGACCCCGGAAGGACCGGACAATACAATAATCGTTCCCAGTTTATTCATCTGCATCAACTCCCTCTTTACTTTCCCGCGCGCTTGTCCGCATCGCCTGCCCGGCGCCGCACTCCGCCTCCCATCCCGGGAAGCTCCAGCGCGACGGAAAACCGTCGCACTGCTTCGGCTTGACCGGGTTGATCCGGCAGCCGCACGGCTCGCCGTCCTCCAGGAAGATACAGCTGCCGTCCGGCTTCTCGATCAGGGTCAGCCCCCGCCGATCCGGCATCAGCGTCGTGTACTCTTCGATGAACCTGCCGGACGGCATTTCGAGCCAGGCCGCAATCGCGTCGATCTCGGAATCCGAAACCTTCACGCAACCGGTCCAGCGGCAGCAGTTTCCGCAGCGGATGCACTTGAACTCTTTCATCGATAAAAAAGCGGGACGAAACTTTTCCCGCGTCCCGCCCCGCTCCTTCCAGCTCCCGGCAGCCGGGTCACCACCTGAAATCGTCGAAAATCAGGTCGTCTCCCTTCAGGTCATAGAAGAAGATCCCGGTCACGAAATCCGCAATGTCGATCGGGTGGATGTAGAGATCGCCGATGACGAGACCGCCGAGAGAGCCGCCGATCGCCCAGTAGTCGCGGTTGCCGTTGCGGTAAACCGGGTTGAACGGCTCCGGAAACCCGGTGCGGATTTCGGTGTATTTGTTGACCAGCGACGTGCTCTCGAGCACGCCGAGGTTCTCTTCCCCGACCGACACGAACTCCCAGTACCAGCCGTCTTCGGTACCGAAACCGTACTGGCGGTTGTACGCCTTGTACATCTTCCAGGACATGCCGACGCGGCCGCCCCCCCAGATCGCCGCCGTGGCCTGCAGCCGCGCTTCGAGCACCGGCCCGAAACCGATATTCAGCGTGAAGGTGTCCAGCGCGTCGAGCACGAGGTTGGCCGGGTAAAGCACGATTTTCTCAAGAACCCGGTTCGTATCCGCCTTGGCGCTGCCGCCGGCGAACAGAACGCCGGCAATGCCGAGAATCAACAAGAACTTTTTCATAATCAGATCCACTCCTGAACTGTTAATGCGGCGCCGGAGCGGCCCGCTATTTCATCAACTCCGGAAACTTCGGTCCGCCCTGCTTCCTGGGAACCGAGATCGGCGGCGGTTCCGGCGTCGGAGCCGGTCCGACCGCGGCGCCCGGCGTCCCCGGCAGCGGCTCCTCGATGATTTCGAAATCGCCGGTCATCTCCGCCTTCTTCAGGTCGAGCCCCTCCACCGTAAGACGGGTCACCCGTTTCTGCTCGATCAGGATTTCCGCGATCGTCGTCTGCATTTTCTTCAGCTGGCCGGCCATTCCGATGATGTTCGCATCGAGCTCCTGCCGCCCCTGCTCGAACTTCGCAAGAAACCGTGAGAGCTGC
The nucleotide sequence above comes from Victivallis lenta. Encoded proteins:
- a CDS encoding fibronectin type III domain-containing protein; translated protein: MSDDLLSGDVSVTRYENASRNFTTRSAASGPAQLPAGSLPDAPACSARLAADVSAADGFFPGSAGDGNVRRSSVRPAGLPVRMEYFDSAKCADLIPVGEPVVSSAAAAPGYDVLTPAGAEASFTVAADSVSRSAAGDVLLPGLMPEVEYMYGCSPTALAMLLGYYDLYGYDDADYSNIVEGDVDVHSRGSDGNIYNMNEFDSVLGRLVASRDYVERFYERDGRETTPEQELPYTFVGGGVDGGVSQVDISLWNCLADYLGTGQYWRGNPNTGSTFYLDVTLNDILSWYETATFKGDGYTRELDLRFTSSVYGINLYVESRGYSLDGDRTGTFYVDGCGGSFTFEDYMREIDAGRPVLIGTTSHSMVGYGYNKDTREIIFDDTYFSNQRMAWNGIYNYGGSMQQLIDITVITLEGGTPGGSAAGRLVISKAYNEMVESERDVVVRATGSIVADGPAALRLLADNLTVTLEGGSLSGTGSSGNAAISFVNSTVPASGSVFFTGGTVSLSSRASGVGSAAGIAGYGLTVRFSESAAGAAGISIKVGAGTGAGRSYYGIQADGGILKVNGDFGGVIEVDGDHTVFSAMRSAQSYVLYGGSVQIGGKFGGTLTARSLANSAASGEILADAGATGIFARESVSVTGTLSGSWIVRAAGGSDNAASGGTATATGVRGSWIDIFAMDAKMEVRADGSGVNFGAVASGIDAEFTLRLDRFTGSLNVIARSEGGEVGGNAYAVSGREIIGNFGGTVIANGSDDSCAIRAETSLQATVTGTLFSGAWNRPDELPAKLRNFRTYRNELLAATRDRYAISAGGDAQLAFDGTALVLGGISIDSGSLNFSANASVYGDLVSARSVSMNISLRNTQSNHVFLTAGQVSSTLGTITVDADGADFGSYTLVDSAAYAAESVTLAGSFGKVELSVGASHAVGNTVYTLIQDDTRLRLSIEKGNEPEDPDDPGSSGLVMSGRPSVSVRNGVATISWEPATGEGSVYGYSIRVNEKTYFSSSEHYSVALAYGNYTCSVQAIERDGGRRSKWSEEKVFMVGDTEAPVLSFDPSSSVNGSEVTISWMPGTDNIGVEGYLLKIGDREYSVNGTSFTVALGAGEYSYTLRAFDACGNLSEPTTPQSFRIADVESPVFADLPNVSIYGRSFTISWKPAEDNVGVAGYEVTVNGVTYQTGLETSFTLSGQAAGDYSYQVTARDAAGNAASTELRSFTLEEGAPDRYFRKLSGELSAASPAVSFGSFPLLPGWYTLAGDFSGLNAKISVVDERGKTVGRASVKNGVLNFKKPLLLDGACSIRVDSSDKGKSSGDFSLELSGSVFTKGDNSDDEISRLTDAHRITVGDTAGSLISGEWVGYGDAVDYRAVTFGNAGKYAFSINATDAAKLTVWTLRPNGRLKALKKVSVKAGTSGGIAGLLLDAGTYYLSVESANAKKGGSADYDVSLDGVSTFFTKGDNSDDEISRLTDAHRITVGDTAGSLISGEWVGYGDAVDYRAVTFGNAGKYTFSINATDAAKLTVWTLRPNGRLKALKKVSVKAGTSGGIAGLLLDAGTYYLSVESTNAKKGGSADYDVSLDGASTFFTKGDNRDDDPGALPGEFRTALDGNGGRLIDNGWVGYGDAVDYRELEVTRAGAYTFTLSGAADAVKLTLFSEDETGKRRKLKSVSVKNGSGSIEALELGTELRYLAAVESSTAKKGGGTDYSLDFACLPPSASASADLDSWRSASVALDCYEQPSLPGPASELSAAGCSAGLGWSDETKKGNGLLA
- a CDS encoding flavoprotein; protein product: MNPKLIALGVTGGIAAYKAAELCSLFFRSGFEVQVLMTENAARFVTPLTFRTLSRRPVVTSLWDVADWRPEHVALADEAALLAVAPATANFLAKFAGGIADDALTTFAATFDGPVLLAPAMNPKMWAHPACRSNVEILAGRGVHFAGPENGRVACGEAGTGRMAAPETIFRIASELLKQE
- the gmk gene encoding guanylate kinase translates to MNKLGTIIVLSGPSGVGKSTLVGRVREQMPELQFSISCTTRSPRTGEEHGVHYYFLSPEEFAERVERGEFVEYADVFAHRYGTLKKEVLDRVRSGSSVILDIDVQGALQIRKAAESDPELKRSTVFVFIGPPSVETLEKRLRGRATDSEEQIRLRLETARRELSFWKEYDYLVVNGDLDAAAADMTGLFRSFALRTAGMPEDLFR
- a CDS encoding YkgJ family cysteine cluster protein encodes the protein MKEFKCIRCGNCCRWTGCVKVSDSEIDAIAAWLEMPSGRFIEEYTTLMPDRRGLTLIEKPDGSCIFLEDGEPCGCRINPVKPKQCDGFPSRWSFPGWEAECGAGQAMRTSARESKEGVDADE